A window of Solanum stenotomum isolate F172 chromosome 3, ASM1918654v1, whole genome shotgun sequence contains these coding sequences:
- the LOC125860718 gene encoding cysteine-rich receptor-like protein kinase 10 yields MASVLVLCLCSKQTLILILLLHSLLVGVKAQMSPLYHSCSMSKNYTERSKFESNLSRLLYRSLYNNGGNSIYTKVSEGEDPDKVHGVFLCRRYVAPKDCQKCIDVASERILHECPLDKQGNIWYDDCLVRYSNIPNFASMLNTSFSKILYNAQNVSQPEQFMEYLSAMFDNLTTQAITINPNLKYAENSDLTISFQVLYGMVQCLPDLSAEDCVTCLKTAFSGIRNLSLYIAKVPRGVRILLPSCNLRYELYSFFYASVPPSASQGNEDKGKNTSKRKLISIIICVIRALLAILLAGTCIYLVIRRIEKGKRNIGSQEIQLLHMMGEPLDENDDFSSENQGRSSEFPVVKLDLIRAATQNFSEENKLGEGGFGPVYKGTLSNGITIAIKRLARTSGQGLKEFKNEVVLMAKLQHRNLVRVGCCLEGNEALLIYEFMPNKSLDFFLFDSRENEILDWRQRLHIIKGIVKCILFLHEDSRLRIIHRDLKSSNVLLDKDMNPKISDFGMAKMFSGNQREANTNRVVGTYGYMAPEYAMEGLFSTKSDVFSFGVLLLEIVSGRKNNSYVYEYGQSLLNFFLFLAWMLWREEHGLELMDPCLSRSCVTAEITKCIHIGLFCVQQDPADRPTMSCVVIMLENDTQVHFHNLHFLLGELS; encoded by the exons ATGGCGTCGGTTCTGGTTTTGTGTTTGTGCAGTAAGCAAACATTAATTCTGATTTTGTTGCTCCATTCACTGCTTGTGGGTGTCAAAGCACAGATGTCGCCCTTATACCACTCTTGTTCAATGTCCAAAAATTATACAGAAAGAAGCAAATTCGAATCAAATCTTAGCCGATTGCTGTACAGATCACTATACAATAATGGTGGAAATTCCATCTATACAAAAGTAAGTGAAGGAGAAGACCCTGATAAAGTTCATGGAGTATTCCTCTGTAGAAGATACGTTGCACCTAAAGACTGCCAAAAATGCATAGACGTGGCAAGTGAGAGGATCCTGCACGAATGTCCCCTCGATAAACAGGGCAACATATGGTATGATGACTGTTTGGTCCGCTATTCTAATATACCTAATTTCGCGTCCATGTTAAACACCTCGTTTTCTAAGATCCTGTACAACGCACAAAATGTTTCACAGCCAGAACAATTTATGGAGTATTTGAGTGCAATGTTTGATAATCTTACCACTCAAGCTATTACCATCAATCCCAATCTGAAAtatgctgaaaattctgatttaACTATCTCGTTTCAAGTATTGTATGGCATGGTTCAGTGTCTACCTGATTTGTCAGCTGAAGATTGTGTCACTTGCCTGAAAACTGCTTTTTCTGGAATCCGTAACCTCTCTCTGTACATTGCCAAGGTACCACGTGGAGTCAGGATACTACTTCCTAGCTGCAATTTAAGGTACGAGCTATATTCATTCTTCTATGCCAGTGTACCGCCATCGGCAAGCCAGGGGAATGAAGACAAAG gcaAAAATACTTCAAAGAGAAAGCTTATTAGTATCATTATATGTGTTATACGAGCACTTTTGGCTATTTTACTGGCAGGAACTTGCATTTACCTTGTAATAAGAAGAATAGAGAAAGGTAAAAGAAATATTGGT AGTCAAGAAATTCAATTGCTTCACATGATGGGAGAACCACTTGATGAGAATGATGATTTTAGCTCAGAAAATCAGGGGAGATCCAGTGAGTTTCCAGTTGTAAAACTAGACCTCATTCGAGCGGCAACACAAAATTTTTCTGAAGAAAACAAGCTCGGAGAAGGTGGATTTGGTCCTGTGTACAAG GGTACACTATCCAATGGCATAACAATTGCAATAAAGAGGCTGGCTAGAACGTCCGGTCAGGGACTGAAAGAGTTCAAGAATGAAGTTGTCTTAATGGCCAAATTACAACACAGAAATCTCGTGAGGGTGGGTTGTTGCTTAGAGGGAAATGAAGCATTGCTTATTTATGAGTTCATGCCCAACAAAAGCCTGGACTTCTTCCTCTTCG ATTCAAGAGAAAATGAGATTCTGGATTGGAGACAACGTCTCCACATTATTAAAGGAATAGTAAAGTGCATTCTGTTTCTACACGAGGATTCTCGACTAAGAATCATTCATAGGGACCTAAAATCTAGCAATGTTTTACTGGACAAAGATATGAACCCCAAGATATCAGACTTTGGAATGGCAAAGATGTTTAGCGGAAATCAACGAGAAGCCAATACAAATAGAGTTGTTGGAACCTA TGGATATATGGCCCCTGAGTATGCTATGGAGGGACTTTTTTCGACTAAATCAGATGTTTTCAGCTTTGGTGTTCTGTTGCTTGAGATAGTAAGTGGAAGGAAGAACAATAGCTATGTTTACGAATATGGTCAGAGtctccttaatttttttttgtttttg GCGTGGATGTTGTGGCGTGAAGAGCATGGATTAGAGCTGATGGACCCTTGCTTATCGCGGTCTTGTGTGACAGCTGAGATAACAAAATGCATCCATATCGGATTATTCTGCGTTCAACAAGATCCAGCAGATAGACCTACCATGTCCTGTGTAGTTATTATGCTGGAAAACGATACTCAAGTACACTTCCACAACCTGCATTTTCTATTGGGCGAATTATCATGA